The Oleispira antarctica RB-8 genome contains the following window.
ATGAATTCGTAAAGCCGGGTAAGGGCCAAGCCTTTAGCCGTGTTAAATTGAAAAACCTGAAAAACGGTCGTAGCTGGGAACGTACTTTTAAGTCGGGCGAGAAGCTAGAGGGTGCGGACGTCATGGACGTCGAAATGGAATACCTGTATACCGACGGTGAATTCTGGCACTTCATGATGACTGACGGTACTTTCGAACAGTTAGGCGCATCAGAAGAAGCGATCAGTGAAAACAAAAACTGGCTGAAAGAACAGTTAGTTTATGAAGTCACCTTGTTCAATGGTGAGATTTTAAGCATCACAGCGCCTAACTTCATTGATCTTGAAGTGACAGAGACTGATCCAGGTCTTAAAGGTGATACCGCTCAAGGTGGTTCAAAACCAGCAACACTAGAAACGGGCGCTATGGTGAGTGTTCCGTTATTCATCGTCATTGGTGAATTGCTGCGTATTGATACTCGTGTTGGCGAATACGTGAGCCGTGCTAAATGATTTAGTCACGTATCAAAAAGAAGGAAGCTTAGGCTTCCTTTTTTTATGTGGAAAATAAATCGCTAGCGAATCAGTAGAGAGTTCTTATATGTCGGTATCAGTGAATTGGAAACCCAGCGCAACCCTAGAGGCATTAAATGCCCGTGCAGCGCTTAACCGCAGCATTCGCGAATTCTTTATCGACACCAATGCCTTAGAAGTCGAGCTGCCAATTCTTAATCATGCACCCGTAGCGGATATGAATATCGAAGCGATTGCTGTGCCTGCTACCGAGATAATGCCGAAGTTGTATTTGCATACCTCGCCAGAATATTCGATGAAGCGTTTGTTGTGCGCCGGTAGTGGTGATATTTACGCGCTGGGAAAAGTCTTTCGCGCAGGTGAAGCGGGTGGTCGACATAACCCTGAATTTACCATGCTGGAATGGTATCGCCTAGGTATGGATCACCAAGAGTTAATGCATGAAGTCGCTGATTTATTGGAAGAAGTTTTCAGTGATTCTACCCTTGAATTAATTGATGCACCGTTATATTTAACCTACCAACAAGCGGTTATTCAATATGCAGGTGTAGATCCTTTTACGGCGAGCGATGACGATATCAAGCAGTTAGGTATTGAGTTAGCGGCTGGAGATTTAGAACTCAATCGTGATGGCTGGCTCGATATGATCATGAGTCACAAGGTAGAAAAAGCCTTGCCAGAAAACCAATTAGTTTTTATTTATAACTACCCCGCAAGCCAGGCGGCATTAGCTAAGTTAAATAAAGACGATAACGGACAAATGATTGCTGAGCGTTTTGAGGTCTATCTAAACAGCTTAGAGCTGGCCAATGGTTATCATGAGCTGACTGATAGCAAAGAACAGCGCCAGCGTTTTGAGCAAGAATTAAGGGCAACCGATCGGCCCATTGATGAAAAATTATTAACTGCGATGGCTGATACTGAAGCAGGTCTGCCAGACTGTGCAGGTGTTGCCATGGGGGTCGACCGCATCTTAATGCTGCAGCTGGGCATGAAAACGATTGCTGAAGTGATTAGCTTTTCTGCGGACGCTTGTTAGCGTCCTACTCATCTATATTTTGGCTACAACTTACTTTCGTCAGTTGCTATTTCGTTCAAAGCTACTTCGCTAATAATTGTAATAACGTCATCGAGCCCTTGGCAAAATCGATGGGGTAATCTAAGTCATGCAGAGTATGTACACCAATCGCCAGTGCTAATAATAATGAGGCAATTTGTTCTGGGTCGATCGCTTGCTTTAGTTGTTGCTTATCTTGGCTTTGCTGCACGTTGGCAGTTAAACGACGAATGCTATCGGTCACTAATTCCAAATAACGCTGCTTAATCGGTTCGCTACGAGCACAGGCATCTAAAAGCTGGTGGGGACGTAAACCTGCTTCTTGAGAAATTGGATAAGTACCAGAAACCATCTCGGTTAAGAAACGCTGCACCATGGTAAATAAATCTTCTGCCTCCCCATCGGCTTGGGGTTTGAAAATCGAATTCAGCCAACTCTCACCGTTAATCGTCATGACTTCTAATGTCAGCTCGTCACGATTTTTAAAATGCACATAAAAAGCGCCACGGGTATAACCCGCGTGTGCACAAAGCTCATCCAGACTGACATCAATACCTTTTTTGGGCATCAGCTCCATTGCAGATTGTATTAAGGCTTCACGGCTTGCTTGTTTGGCTTCCGCTCGACTGGGTTTAGGCATGTTATGTATTTCGATGGCTTAAGCTTATGGTTTTTCATTGTAGCGGATATTGAGTTTTATTGACATACGAAAGCGTATGTGGATAAATGATTAACATACCAGTCCGTATGTAAGATAAAAATAATTATAAAATTGATAAAAACACCGTTGGATTAGGCCTTATGAATGCCATAGCAGATAGCAAAGAAAATATAATCGCCCAGCACGATGTCATCGTTATTGGCTCAGGCTTCAGTGGTATCGGTGCGGGTATTCGTTTAACCCAAGAAGGTATTAACGATTTTATAATCTTAGAAAAACATCAGAGCTTAGGTGGTACTTGGCGAGACAATACTTACCCAGGTTGCGAATGTGATGTGCCTTCTGCTTTATACTCGTATTCATTCGCGCAGAATAAAAAGTGGAGCAAGGTATTCGCAGGGCAAAAAGAAATTTTAACCTACACAGAAAAAACAGCCCGCGATTTTGGCATCATGCCTTTCCTGCGTTTTGGTATTCATGTTCAGAATATCGTTTGGCAAGAAGCTCAGCAGCATTGGTTAATTGATACTGAGCAAGGAACTTACCAAGCAAACAAGGTAATTTCATGTGTAGGGTATTTGCACGAACCTATTTTGCCAACGATATCCGGTTTAGACAGTTTCAAGGGCGATGTCTTTCATTCATCGCGTTGGAATCATGAAGTCGATTTAACGGGCAAGCGTGTGGCAGTGATTGGGACGGGGGCATCGGCGATTCAGTTTATTCCTGAGATACAAGCAAAAGTAAAAGAACTAATAGCCTTTCAGCGTACACCACAATGGATCTTGCCTAAGCCTGATATTAAAGTGAATAAATTAGTCCGTGCTTTATTTCAGCTGCCTTTTACTTTAAACCTGTTTCGTAAGACGCTCTATTTAGGTATGGAAATTTTTGGTCTAGGATTTCGAAAACCGGTGATATTAAAACGATTACAAGGCCTAGCGACATGGCATATTAATCGTCACATTAAAAATGAAGCATTAAAGAAAAAAATCATCCCGGATTATACTATGGGTTGTAAACGGGTTTTATTGAGTAATCATTATTACAAAGCACTGGCTAAAGATAATGTTGAGGTTGTCGCTAGTGGTGTCGATAGAATAGAAGGTAATACCATTATCGCGAGCAATGGCGAAAGGTGTGAAGCTGATGTGATTATTTTAGGTACCGGCTTTCATGTATCCGACGTGCCTATCGCTAAACACGTACAAGGTAAAAGCGGTAAAACCATGAACGACATCTGGCAAGGTAGCCCAGAAGCGTATCGTGGAACAACTATTACTGACTTTCCAAATTTCTTTCTCGTGCTTGGGCCAAACTTAGCCATTGGCCATAATTCGGCGTTCATTATTATCGAAGCGCAATTGAACTATGTGATGGGCGCGTTAACAGAAATGCGCGATAACAACTTATCGCGCCTAGAAGTAAATAGCGCAGCACAGAAAGTCTATAACGAGAAAGTGCAGCAAGATTTACAAACTACCGTTTGGAATACCGGCGGTTGTTCTAGTTATTACATCGATGAAAATGGTAAGAACAGTATTGGCTTTCCGTGGAGTACATTCAAACTAAGAAAAATGTTGGCCAAGTTTGATGGCCAAGCCTACTCGTTAGATAAAAAGAGTGAGTCATAACATGTCTAAAAAACCTAAGCGCGCTTTAGTTTTAGGTTGCGGGGCGGTTGCGGGTGCTGCATGGATGATTCCTGCATTAGTCCAAATTCGACAGCAATTAGACTGGAACCCTGAAGAGGCTGATATCTTTATTGGCACGTCAGTGGGTGCCGTTTTGGTCAGTTTAATGGCGGGTGGAGTCTCTCTTAATGACTTAATCGCTTCACAAGAAGAAAACCTTATCGATAGTAAATATAGAAATATATGGAACCACGATAAAGATTCAGGCTCATGGTATCCACCATTACCTACCTTTAAATTTACCGCAAAAAACTTATATAAAAAGATGCGTCGCGGTGAGTTAAGTTCATTAACGGGATGGATCGGACTATTGCCACAAGGCGGATTCGACATGACCTCTTTTGTGAAATTAATTGATCGCGTAAAAAACAAAGAAGGAAAAGATAAAAGCTGGGTCGGTCATAGCGATTGCTGGTTAGTCGCTGTTGATAATGAAAGCGGTGAACGTATTGCTTTTGGTCGTGACAAACATGAATTACCAAGTCTTGATATTAGTCAGGCCGTTTGTGCGTCCTATGCTGTGCCAGGTTGGTGTCCGCCCATCACCATCAATAATCGTACTTATATTGATGGTGGTGTTGTTTCACCCTGTTCAGTAGACATGCTGGTGGATACGGATGTCGATGAAGTGATTTTATTAGTGCCTATGGCATCAACAAATCCAGATCAGTCTTTGTCTTGGTTTAACAAGATTGAGCGTAAAGTACGAAAAGGCATGACAAAGATAGTGGATAAAGAAGTAGCTTTGCTTAAAGGAGCTGGTAAAAAAGTGATTCGTATTGAGCCAACCGCAGAGGATTTGAAAGCTTTTGGCTATAATATGATGGATCCGCGCCGCCGCAGGGGAGTGTATAAAACTTCGCAGGTGACTAGTCCTACTAATGTTCATAAAGCGATATTGATGGGCTTAAATACGTAGTCTGATTTTTATTCGGATTATGAAAATTAATGACTAAAGTAGGCAGAAAAACGGTATTCATCAATAGAATGAATGCTAACTTCTTATATTAAAGGATGTTATCAAAGATAGAAGCACCCTACTTAAAAAAAAGCATCTGCACTGTTTTAAGTGCAGATTTCATACTCTATTCTAGGTCGGTTGATTTTATTCCCTTTAATAACTTACCTAAAATATCCGCGCCAGTAATTATTCTAGGTTGCTCGCCCCATATTAATACCGCATCATAATCTATCGCTGCATCATCACTTTTTGATGACGATGGTAATGATTTAAGATGTCTAATTACTTCGCTAATAGTTTTGTCGGTATCGCGAATAACCAATGGACGACGGCAAAAATGATAAAGATCGTAAGGCTGATCCTTATTGAGCAAAACAGCCCGCAATGCCGCATCAGCATCGAGTAATAAAAGAGGATTACCTTCTTCATCAGCCAAGACTACCCAGTGATGTCCGCTAGCATTCACTAGCTGAAGAAACGGGTCGTCTGCATCACGAGAAACATCCGGTATTAAGGGAAAATCTACTTTGGTAGGCAAGCGGATGATAGAGTTTGCATCAACAAGCTCACCCTCTTCCGTCACTTTGATTTTATCAATCATTAGAAAGTTTAGTGCGCCACGACCTTCAATAACATCTATCTCCGAATCTTCTGCATCCATGTGAGCATGAATCATTGAGATTAATTCTTTCTCTCGAAGGTAATCGATACCTTCTTTACCCAACCATTTATCTAAAACAATGGCGCAAGGACGTGCAACGGGTGCCAAAATAAACTGATAAAACTTAAGCACTGGCGTTAATAACGACGCCATGCGTAAGGCATTACGAGAGAAGTACGCTTGCGGTAAAATTTCACCAAAGATCGTGATAAAAATCGTAGAGAAGGCAAAAGCCGCGATGCCCGCGAGGGCAGAATCTGACAATAATGTGAGCAGTACGTTAATACTTACATTTCCCCAAAGAATCGTCGTCAGTAGGTAGTTTGAGTCTTTGCGGGCTTCGAGCACTTTGCCCGCCGCGACGTTACCTTGCTTCATTTCTACTTCAAGCTGCAAGCGACTGAGAGAGAAAAAAGCCAGATTGAGGCCAGAGAACATAGCAGACTGTGAAATACAGAAAATAATGCCGATCCACAGTAGGGTATCAACGGTAAAAAATTCCATTATGGAGGATTCCTGATGCTTTATTAGAGCCCGTATATTACACGTATTTATATTGATAGGCGCTAGTAACGTTACACCAAACAGCAAAGAGGAAGAATAGCAGACTAGCTGCCACATGTTTTGCCAAGACAAATCCTATTATGATTAACCAACGCATTAGCTTTTTGTGGTCCGATTTAAAGACTTCAAGTATCTCTGGCAACGTAGCAATCGCGGATGAAGTCAGCCGAGTACGTACACTTTCGAAAGCGTTGACTTAACTAAAGATCAAATCAAATTATGCCGACTTAGTGATTAATTCAAACGTAGAAACGAATACTGAAAATACTGGCCCGGGCTGTATGTCAGCGAGCAATGATCCTGAATGTAATGGTATATTTACTGCTCTAGCCCTAAATTTATCAACGGGCCGTTGCGCGCAATGATGATTGCGATAGCCAAATCTGGGTTTCCGTAGGAATAAAATAGAGTAAATATATTGGTTTTAAAATTTATCAGCAGATTATCTTAACTGCTGCTAAATTCATAAAGCTTACTGGCAAACAATACATCGGCAATAAACATATCGAATGAGTATTTGGAACTACATGAAATTTATTTTTCAACGAAAAAACAGATTGTTTTCATTGCCATGATGAATTTAATTTTTCTATATCAAGTACGACTACCAAATTCATTGCGATTGCTAGTCAGCGATTTTTTAATAATGGTTTATACGACCTCTCTCAAGATGCCGATTATCCTATTAATAACCAAAAGAATTGGCAGACTGGGGTTTGTCATAACTATTTATATTCAGATGCTCAAGTGAGCGATACCAGTGGTAATTCTTTAGATAACTCACGCTTAAATAATGAAGGGCAAACCCCGCAAACCTTTGAAGTTATGCTGGGGTATGCTTTTTCTGCACAGCAGTCAGAGCAGCTTCTATTTAGCGATAGTATTGATTGGCAAGAATACCGCTCAAGGCTTGAGCTGCATTATCAAATTCAGTTGCACTGATTTATTTATTAAAATCTTCGCGGCTATGGCGCTCTAGTAATTGTTCTTCTGGTTCCCCCCAAGAGCGATTAACCATTTTTCCGCGCATAACCGCAGGACGTTGAGCAATGGCCTCAGCCCAACGCATCACATGCTTATAAGACTTAACGTCTAAGAATTCTGCGGCGTCGTATAAACCACCTAAAACCAATACGCCATACCAAGGCCAAATTGCCATATCGGCAATGGTATATTCTTCGCCGCTAATATAAGTATTGTTTGCCAATTGCTTATCGAGCACATCCAGCTGACGTTTCACTTCCATCGCATAACGATTAATCGGGTATTCAAACTTTTCTGGGGCGTAAGCGTAGAAATGACCGAAGCCACCGCCTAAGAATGGCGCACTGCCCATTTGCCAAAATAGCCAAGAAAGAACCTCAGATTTTTCGGCACCTTTGGGTAAAAATATTTCAAATTTCTCGGCTAGATGCATCAAAATAGCACCCGATTCAAAAATACGAATGGGCTTTCCACCGGCTGCAACACTAGAATTATCGATCAAAGCAGGAATTTTTGAATTAGGGTTAATAGCCACAAAGCCACTGCCGAATTGATCACCTTCCATAATATTAATCGGGTACGCATCGTACTCGGCTGCATCAATGCCTGCTTCGATCAGCTCTTCTAGCATGATGGTGACTTTAACGCCGTTGGGTGTCGCTAAAGAATGTAATTGAAAAGGATGTTTACCTGCAGGCAATATTTTCTCATGGGTCGGGCCAGAAACAGGGCGATTGATACTGGCAAATTGACCACCAGATTTTTCTTCCCAAGTCCAAACGGCAGGTGGAACGTAAGGGCCACTATTCTGTGTATTACTGTCTTCATTGCTCATAATATTAATTTCTCGTGACATATTGAACGGGATTTACTATTCGATCACTTCAGAGTAGCCCAAGTATTAACCGACTGAAAAGGGTTTCAGACGGATTAGACTATTTCATCAGCGGAACATTACGTAAGAACCCATTAAATATGCTGTGTTCACTGAACAACCTGACCACTTTATTTGTCCTTAACCAAGCAGCCAAAGCGCCTTTCGATTGAATATTAACTTTCGCACCAATATCAATGTCAAAATTGGAATTTAAAGTCTCTGTTTCTACTTGTCGCCATAATTTATGAGAGCTTCTTCTGATAAACAATGTTCTTGAATGATTTCTTGATCTTTCCACGTTGCATAAATTGAGCAGAAAGTACCTTCGATTTCTATTAAATAAGATTCATCGATAATAGTGTGCTCAATTAACTCATTTGTGAAATCTATCATTGCAATGGCAGAAACAGTATTCTTGTCATTTTTAATCTCTATGAATTAGTCATTTCAGTAAAATGGAAATAGAGATATCTCCTAGAGGTGATAGTGAAAGACAGGCTTTTCTTATTAGCGACTGTTGCTTCTCAATAGAAAAATCATCGTACTTGAAAAGGTACAGCCTTGGTTGAATGAATATCAGATTGAACCCAATCGATTGACTAAGTTTTCAAAAGCCTTATCGGCACATATGAACGGAGAAGGCCTGCTTGGTAAAGCGAGTCTCCCAATGATCGATGCTATCGTTAAGCATGATATGCGTAACTTAATATTAGAGCAGTATCATATTTTAGCTGTCTAAATTCGATGCTTCCTTGGAATCGAATCAGTCTATTTTGTGAAGGTTCTGTGGAAATTTCTGGTCTTTTAAAAGTTGAAGAACTCAGAAATTCTTATACTGCGTGCTCAACGGCATTAAGTTTTCGACCAGATGTGATAATAACGCTGAGAACATAATCGTGATGGTGCGCCGGTCTGAAGCATTAAAACAGGAATGAAATATCAGCTCTAATCGATAGGGTATTGAATTATCACATGATTTTTTTATTAGTTGTTATGGCATTAATAATCGTATTTTATTTATCGATAATGGTCATGGTGGAATGCAAGGCAATCCTTGGTTAATATTTTTATTCATGTTTTGTGACTCTATTTTATAATTAAGGGCACAAGGTCTCAGTTTAATCTTTTCGTCATTCCGTGAGTGAGTATCACCCTTGTAGCAGTGAATCCTGTTGAGGTAAGGTGCGCGCATAGAGCTCGATGATGACGCTCAGTAGTGTGAGATAATAATGATGAAAAAAATATATTTGGTTAATGCAGTGACCGTCTGCTTATTAACCGCTTGTGGCGGTAGTGGTGGTGAAACATCAAACAATAATGATGTAACAGATACGAGTTTATCAGGAAATGTAAATGGTTTGCTCGCTAATAATACATTTTCTATTACGGCAAGCGGTGGTGGTGAATTGCATACACAGCGCTTGGACAGTGAAGGCAATTATAAGTTTGAAAACCTAACACCAGAAACTCAATATAACTTAAAAGTACAAGCAAAAGGCTATCGCCAAGAAGCCATTTTAAGCAGCAGACCAGGTCGTGTGGCACAGGCATTATCGGTTGCGGCACAACCCACTCCTGATATTGATAATGTTTTTCTATATGCGTGGCAAGACGATGGCCAAAGTGTGAGTGGTCTTGAATACGCGTCAGCCGTTAATTCACAAATCGAAGTGAATGTTGAAGGCATTGAACATGAAGTTCCTAATATTGCCGCAGCGCAAATTTTATATCGTGATTATCACATTGTTTTAGACGATTCAGACAGTCTGCCTTGGACTCAAGCACATGCGTATCGTTTATTAGAAACTATGAAGCAAATTCCACAATCGCACTGCAAAGACAGCACCGAATCAATTAGTCTTCCGTGCGATGCGACTAAGCATAATGTTCCTGAAACATTATGGACATTAAGCACGAATCACATTGCCGGTAATATTGCGGTGAATGGCAATACTGTTACTTTAGATGCACAAGCATTTACCTATGCCGAACCTCAGATTGTTTCTTTAGAAGGTCAGCGAGGACGTTTTTATTCTAAAAGTCTTCATCATGCCGCGGTTAGTTATATTACTAATGGCGGTAAAAATTTAGAGGCCGCTAATCGCATTTTAGAAAAACGCTTTGGTGTTTCGATTGATACCGGTGCCAGCGCCTATCACAGTACTTATAATAACGCCGTGATCGCTGAAGACCGTACGCCTTCTGCATGGCAAAAATTTACCCCAGAAGAAGTACTGATTGTGATTAATCAGTTCGAAGAAATGCCAGAAGGCCTGCACACCATTCGTGATAAAAACGATTCGACGAAAGGGCTAAAGTATTTATTCCGTCGTGATAATGCACATGACCATCCTTTATATCCTGATGCACCTGCTGTTGCTTGGCCGGGTAATGGTTATATTGAATTTATGGAAAAAGCTTTCAAAGGTAACAATCTTGAGCATATGCAGCGTTTAGTTTTGCATGAAAAAACGCACTTCTTGTGGCACTTCGTGCTTAATCGCGATTTAAAACTAGAATGGTTAGCTCTGTCTGATTGGTATCGCATTGATGGCTCTAATCCACAAAACTATCTAGAAGAACAACCATACAGCGCCGATCAGAATTTAGCATCGCATACACATGGTTCTGAATTTAATAGTAATAATGACACGATTAATATTGATGCAAGTGATGGATGGTCAGCGCGCAAAACGACCAACTTTGTTTCAGGTTATGCCCAGCTTAAAAACCCAAATGAAGATTTAGCCGAAAGCGTTTCTTACTTCTTAAATAATCCTGATAAATTACGTGCACGGGCGCCAGCAAAATATGAATTTATTCGTGACCGCTTGATGGCGGGTGTTACTTATTTGCAAACCATTCGTGATGATTTAACGTTTGAGGTATTAAACCTTCATCCTGATTATGTATATCCAGGAAAAATAAAAAATGTTGATATTAAAGTAGAGGGTGCTGCTGGTGAAGATAAACGTATCACTATTGATTTGCAGTTGCATACAACTCAAGAAAACTGCACCCTTGAGTCTTGTTTAGAAGGCGCATCTTCGGCCTTCACTCGAATCTTCAGTGAGATTGATACGTTTAAAGATATTCATTTTGTGCCCGTAAGCGAAAACGGCGTGCGTAAGAAAATATCAGATCGTTTACGTGCAACCTTTACTCTGCCTGATACCGCTAAAAATGGTTGGTGGGCTCCTGCGCAAATTACCATTACCGATCCTCTAGGAAATCAACGTTATCAGCGCAGTACCGATTATGGCTGGCAGATGTTTATCAACAATCCAACAGATGATGTGATTGCGCCTAAGTATGTTGATGACTCTTTAACCTTAGAGTTAGGTGATGAAGAATTTATTGAAGTACGTGACGGTAAAAAATATCGCACCGTAGATAATTGCGATGGCAATCCGGCGTTTGAATGTCGTGTGATTAAAACATTAACGGCCCACTGGGATGTAGATGAAGATGTTGCGATGAAATCAAGCGGTGAGTGTTTCTCGCGCTTTGCTCATCAATCATTTGAATCGTATTCTGACGATATGCACGGTAGTTTTTCTGAAAATATCCATGGCGCTATTGACGGTCAGTGTACTGTTAAATTAACGACGACAGAATATTATCGCAGTGGTGAATATCGTGTAGGGCATTTGTCGATGCAAGATCGAGCGTTGAATCACAGCAGTGAAAACTTCTCTGATAATCATGAGATGCGTGAAGCATCGCCTAAAGTTCAATTAATAAACGACGCATCGACGGTTGATATAATCATGCCTGAGATGGATATTCAGTCGTGTACTGGCGCTGTAAATGAACGCTGTATTTCAGTAACGGCGGCACCGACTAATACAGCAATGCCCAATGGCGAAACCAATGTAGAGATCAAGTATTGGGCGCGCGATGACAAAGCAGGCTTGGGCACGGTCTCTTATAAATTAAGAGATCCTCAAGGCACTGAGCATTTTCATTATCATCAGCATGAAAACTCGCATACATTATTCTTTGAGGGTGATGCCACTGAGTGGAAACAATACACGGCAACGGTAACGTTACCGGTTGGCTCTGCTCCGGGTACTTGGGGCGTTGCTTCTATCGCTTTGCATGATAAAGCGGGTAACCGTAAGTTTTATGATTTCACTGAAACGCTGATTTTTGAAACGCTTTAACATGGGATACTCTATTTACTGAATGCAATAGAGAAATAAAATGAAAAAGGCTAGCGATGGTAAAACATCACTGGCCTTTTTTGTTTGTGCTTACCTGTTTATAGATTTGTCTGCGGTCTTGATTTTTAACCGTAGCGTGCTAAATAGCGATCGAGTGCATTAGCAAACATCTGTTTGTCTTTTGCATTCATCGCAGCTTGGCCACCACTGTGTTCGCCGGAACTGCGCATGGTATCCATAAAGTCGCGCATGTTAAGCTTTTGTTTGATATTTGTTTTGTCAAAAATATCACCGCGAGAGGTAATGACGTGAGCTCCTTTATCGATAAGTTCTGCAGCCAAAGGAATGTCTGACGTAATCACTAAGTCATCTTTATTAACTTGCTCAACAATATAATCATCAGCAACATCAAACCCCGATTCAACCTGAATACTACTGATCCATTTTGATGGAGGTACTTTGATAAAGTGATTTGCCACTAAAATAAGCGACATTTCTTTGCGGTTAGCCGCTTTAAATAATGTTTCTTTAATGGCGTTTGGGCAGGCGTCTGCGTCGACCCATATAGTATTCTTTGTCATTATATTCGTGTTCTTTCCATTTACGCTATTTGAGCTTTTCTATCTTGTTCTAGCAAATGCAGGCTTTCTTCGGCGAAACCTGTACCTGCTTCTACGTAATAGTTAAATACGTTATCCACCCCCAGCTCAAGTAGCATTTCTCGTTCATCTTCGTAACGAGCAATCGCTGCAATATGACCTTTATAGCCGCATAACTTTAACTGTTTAGTAATGTCGCAAATGTCGATGACTGACGGCATCGCCAGCATGATCAGCTTGATATGCCAAAGCTCACGGGTTTCCCAAAAATCGGCGTCTTCAGCATCGCCAAAAATAATATGGCGACCTTCATCACGGTGACGTCGTACTTTATCAATATCAGATTCTACGCCCCAAACTTTATCATCCAGCTGAGCATGCAATACGTCATAAGAACTACGGCCAACACGGCCCATTCCAATAATTAGAATCTCAGCGCTTTTCATTTGCTCTTGATAGATGGGCATCGGTTGTTGACGTTCAAAAAACTTAACCCAATTTCTCGCATAGGCATAGGCCGTGTGGGCATAGTCGTAAAAGATACTGGTGAAAACAAAGGAAATACTCACGGCCAATGCAATGATGACTAACCAATCTTTATCTAGCCAACCATTTTGCACACACAATGCGGCTACGATTAAACCAAATTCACTGTAGTTAGTTAATATCATGCTGCCTAAGAACATATTGCGGCCCGCAACTCCAATCGCCGCCAGTATGTGAAACAACAGTACCCCTTTAATGATAAGGATAAAGCTGACGACGGCTAACGCAGGAATCATTTCAATCGTAGGTAGCGCGGTAAAGCCAATCGATAAAAAGAAACCAATGAGGAAAATATCTTTAAAGCTTAATAACGACTT
Protein-coding sequences here:
- a CDS encoding probable transcriptional regulator, TetR family; the encoded protein is MPKPSRAEAKQASREALIQSAMELMPKKGIDVSLDELCAHAGYTRGAFYVHFKNRDELTLEVMTINGESWLNSIFKPQADGEAEDLFTMVQRFLTEMVSGTYPISQEAGLRPHQLLDACARSEPIKQRYLELVTDSIRRLTANVQQSQDKQQLKQAIDPEQIASLLLALAIGVHTLHDLDYPIDFAKGSMTLLQLLAK
- a CDS encoding Patatin family protein, giving the protein MSKKPKRALVLGCGAVAGAAWMIPALVQIRQQLDWNPEEADIFIGTSVGAVLVSLMAGGVSLNDLIASQEENLIDSKYRNIWNHDKDSGSWYPPLPTFKFTAKNLYKKMRRGELSSLTGWIGLLPQGGFDMTSFVKLIDRVKNKEGKDKSWVGHSDCWLVAVDNESGERIAFGRDKHELPSLDISQAVCASYAVPGWCPPITINNRTYIDGGVVSPCSVDMLVDTDVDEVILLVPMASTNPDQSLSWFNKIERKVRKGMTKIVDKEVALLKGAGKKVIRIEPTAEDLKAFGYNMMDPRRRRGVYKTSQVTSPTNVHKAILMGLNT
- the poxA gene encoding Lysyl-tRNA synthetase, whose product is MSVSVNWKPSATLEALNARAALNRSIREFFIDTNALEVELPILNHAPVADMNIEAIAVPATEIMPKLYLHTSPEYSMKRLLCAGSGDIYALGKVFRAGEAGGRHNPEFTMLEWYRLGMDHQELMHEVADLLEEVFSDSTLELIDAPLYLTYQQAVIQYAGVDPFTASDDDIKQLGIELAAGDLELNRDGWLDMIMSHKVEKALPENQLVFIYNYPASQAALAKLNKDDNGQMIAERFEVYLNSLELANGYHELTDSKEQRQRFEQELRATDRPIDEKLLTAMADTEAGLPDCAGVAMGVDRILMLQLGMKTIAEVISFSADAC
- a CDS encoding Cyclohexanone monooxygenase, which encodes MNAIADSKENIIAQHDVIVIGSGFSGIGAGIRLTQEGINDFIILEKHQSLGGTWRDNTYPGCECDVPSALYSYSFAQNKKWSKVFAGQKEILTYTEKTARDFGIMPFLRFGIHVQNIVWQEAQQHWLIDTEQGTYQANKVISCVGYLHEPILPTISGLDSFKGDVFHSSRWNHEVDLTGKRVAVIGTGASAIQFIPEIQAKVKELIAFQRTPQWILPKPDIKVNKLVRALFQLPFTLNLFRKTLYLGMEIFGLGFRKPVILKRLQGLATWHINRHIKNEALKKKIIPDYTMGCKRVLLSNHYYKALAKDNVEVVASGVDRIEGNTIIASNGERCEADVIILGTGFHVSDVPIAKHVQGKSGKTMNDIWQGSPEAYRGTTITDFPNFFLVLGPNLAIGHNSAFIIIEAQLNYVMGALTEMRDNNLSRLEVNSAAQKVYNEKVQQDLQTTVWNTGGCSSYYIDENGKNSIGFPWSTFKLRKMLAKFDGQAYSLDKKSES
- a CDS encoding Glutathione S-transferase family protein; its protein translation is MSREINIMSNEDSNTQNSGPYVPPAVWTWEEKSGGQFASINRPVSGPTHEKILPAGKHPFQLHSLATPNGVKVTIMLEELIEAGIDAAEYDAYPINIMEGDQFGSGFVAINPNSKIPALIDNSSVAAGGKPIRIFESGAILMHLAEKFEIFLPKGAEKSEVLSWLFWQMGSAPFLGGGFGHFYAYAPEKFEYPINRYAMEVKRQLDVLDKQLANNTYISGEEYTIADMAIWPWYGVLVLGGLYDAAEFLDVKSYKHVMRWAEAIAQRPAVMRGKMVNRSWGEPEEQLLERHSREDFNK
- the efp gene encoding Translation elongation factor P, yielding MANYSTSEFKSGLKVMLDGDPCAIVENEFVKPGKGQAFSRVKLKNLKNGRSWERTFKSGEKLEGADVMDVEMEYLYTDGEFWHFMMTDGTFEQLGASEEAISENKNWLKEQLVYEVTLFNGEILSITAPNFIDLEVTETDPGLKGDTAQGGSKPATLETGAMVSVPLFIVIGELLRIDTRVGEYVSRAK